From the genome of Candidatus Binatia bacterium:
GCTGCTGGCGCCGGTGCGGGCGGACGAGTCGGCGTCGGCGGACGCGCTGAAGCCGGGTGATGTGCTGAACCAGTCGAACTGGCAGAAGGCGCAAGGGCTGCTACCGCCAGAGATCCTCAAGCACTACCAGGCAGGCGAGTATGTGAATCCGATCGTCGACTGGCCCGTTGAGCTGTTCAACTGGCCGCCGGATTTTCTCGAAGCGACCAAGGCCAACGAAGGACGCTTCGATGTCGGCGAAAACGGCGAGATCATCGAGAAGGCGACGGGGAAGCAACGTGAACATATGATGGGCCATCCCTTCCCGACCATCGATCCCAAGGATCCCAAGGCCGGCGTCAAGATCATTTGGAACTTCATGTATCGCAGCTGGTACTTCGGGAACATGAACGCCGTATCGCAAATCCTCTGGGTCACTCCGCGTGGCGTCGAACGGCGTTCCGACAATGACGTCAATTGGCAGATTTTCGATGGCGTCCCCCAGCAGGAGTGGATCGATAATCCACAAGGGTTCAATTACCGTAATCTCATCATTTCCAAGAGCCCGGCGGACCTTAACGGTATGGCCGCGCTGAGCTGGCGCTACCGGGATCCGGGGAAGCGCGACTCGAGCTGGGCGTACGTGCCTGCCTTGCGGCGGGTGCGGGCGGTCAGTCCGGCCAACCGGTCGGACGGCTTTCTGGGCTCGGACATGGCGCAGGACGACGGTCCGTTCTTCGACGGCAAGATCGAGGACTTCACCTGGCGCTTGGTCGGCGAGGCCGATCAGTTGCGATTGGTGGATCCGCTCAACCTCAAAGGCGAA
Proteins encoded in this window:
- a CDS encoding DUF1329 domain-containing protein is translated as MDRRILLLSASLVCLLLAPVRADESASADALKPGDVLNQSNWQKAQGLLPPEILKHYQAGEYVNPIVDWPVELFNWPPDFLEATKANEGRFDVGENGEIIEKATGKQREHMMGHPFPTIDPKDPKAGVKIIWNFMYRSWYFGNMNAVSQILWVTPRGVERRSDNDVNWQIFDGVPQQEWIDNPQGFNYRNLIISKSPADLNGMAALSWRYRDPGKRDSSWAYVPALRRVRAVSPANRSDGFLGSDMAQDDGPFFDGKIEDFTWRLVGEADQLRLVDPLNLKGEHESVWLPKGGWRANWPDDLKFLGYMDPNWKGVGWAPIGGALAKRRHWIVEAVPKDKYYLFGKLELYVDKVTFQGAWNRKFGWQGELLNSFQVMTYLPLPDKRPDGKVDYNQGSNMAFVCVESIKRNQATVAGIKTTPKGGFDLRVAFDPNMFETSTLGRFGK